cacccattcattctgacggcacccattcactgcagagcatccattgatgagacactgatgcagtgctgcatttctacaaacctgatgaagacacacactcctcctgatcACTTCTGGCTGAATTATTCCTTGACTGATGAAGGAAAGGCCTGCTGCTCTTACCCTTCGTCTGTCGTACAGCGTCTCTCCAAACACAAATACAAGTTCAGCCTCAGTCTGCGTCAGACAGTGGTGCTGGTGGACTTGCGTAAAATGGTCTTCTGTGGTTTCTGCGAGGGGAAGGCGAGTGCACCGTTCTGCAGGAGCGTCTGATGGACGGGGCTGTGTCTGGCGTCGATCGCTCCGCTGTGTAAGTGCAGATCTGTGCCGTCCACGTCACACTGCAGGTCACAGTCGGGGCAGTAGCCGTGATACTGGACCTTCTCACTGAAGCGCACGCGCTCCCTCGTGGTCTGAGCACAGCGGCCGGCGTGACCTTTCACCTCCACAGAGTCTCTGAGCGGCGCTCCGCTGGCCGGGATCTCCTGGGCTCTGGACGCCGAGGGTCTCTTCAGGACGGCTGGGGGTCTGAAGAGCGTCTCCTCGGGGTAGATCTTGACGCTGGACGCCGTGGTGGTGCTGCTGCTGGAGCTGCTGTTGGAGCTGTCCATCAGATCCTCCTCCAGacggaggtcagaggtcaagcagTCGATCTCCTCCACCACCTGAGGACCAGCGAGAGTCAAGCGTGAGACGAGCTCAGAAACCAGAAAACACACGAGTCGTTATGTAACTGCAATATGCAATCGATATCTGAATAATCAGGCGTCATAAATGACCTCTGAAGTTCAACATAAAGAACATAAAGCTGCATATGGATGCATTTGAACCCAACAGActtacagaacagaaaaagagcaACTCATCTCCTGCTGCCATCATAAATGTGCACAGAATTATAATAATGTACACTTGTACACTTGTGAACACTGACCCTAACTCAATCCTAATTCTGAACAAAACCAGGAAATATTTAACAACTCAATTAATAACTATAATCTGCAACTACATCCacatgcatacttttttttatatttgttttaaataaattttatacgTTATAACATGTCGGAGTGTTCTGAACAGAATGTAACATTCCTGTAACGTTCATATAACCAAGAAAAAAcgtttataaaacaataaaaacgtgCATTTGAAGCCAGAGAGCACAGGGACATCTGTTGAAGATCAGTTTGACATCTAATCGAAATCATTTGAAAGACATCTTCTAAactctatttgacatctgatccCGCCTGCGGATGTAAACGTGACGTCACACGGACGTCACTGAGATGCACGTGTGATATCAGCGAACATTCAGAAAGAAAGCTCTTATAACATATTTCTGTTCAGTTTCTGTCTCCTGAAGCGATGTGTAGCAGACCTTGACTGCGTGAAGTGTGTTTATATCATCGCTATATTATCACACAGTTGTAATCTGATAAATACGGCTGTAATGCCTGAAGATATTCAAGTTATAATAAACACTAACATCACTGTTTTTTGAAAAGCTATTATACTGTAGATATCGTTGTTTGATGCAAATGTttagtttaatataaaaaatagaatattGCTGCTTTATTGTGATATCTGATATCTGAGAGACCCAGTGTACTCATGAAtactgaatgaatgattgaatgaatgacagctgtcaatcacatcAAACACGCGAGTCAGAAAAGAGTCGACTCTTTGATTCTGATTCCCTCGAATGATGATGTCGAGCATCAGAGACAGTAAATGTCATGTTTACACGAGGCCTCGATGGACATGAACATCAGATGAGcacctcatcttcatcatcatcatcttcatcatcagcaGCGCTTATAACGCCGTGTTCACGCACCTCTTTGAGCTCCTTCGCCACATCCTTCAGGTCTCCCAAGATGTGCTCGAGATCCTTCACGATGCACCTGATCTGTCGCTTGACTTTAACTTTTTTCACGCCTCCGTCCGCGTCCGCCGCCGCGCTCCCGGACATCCTCCGAGCCGGACCGGGTCACGGGTGTCCTCTCGGGAAGATCACGCATGTCAATGCTCGCATGTTTTCCTCCAGATGCTGAAGAATCTCGAGCTGCGCGTCCCGGTGAAGCCGCGCATGCGCGCTCCCTgcacacacactgatgctggaaACCACAGACAAACAGAACACATATTAGAAATCATCATCAGTCCTGAGTCATGAGTCAGTCCTCCTCTATCTGTGAGATCAGCTGTGTGCCAGCACGCTAACATAGGGAACGTTTTGCTAACTAACGTTACCATGAACAtcctgttcttaaaaaaaaaatcgttttctTTGTTATGCGAATATGAAGGAAACATTCCATTTATCATTTTTGCAGACATCCTGGAAACGTTACTCtcgaatgttctctgaacgttctgAAACAAGAAGTAACATTTCAAAAAACGTTATGAACCAACTAAAATGTCTCAGAAAATaacgttttgagaacattattaaagaccagataaatttgaacaaacattaatgttactggaagaacgTCTTCCAGAGGTCTGCTCAAGAtcgcttaaagggacagttcacctaaaatgaaaatcacctcatgttttactcaccctcaggcagggacggactgggaataaaaaacggccctggactttgactaaacccggcccaaagcaatcggcgCGGAAACTCACAACAGTCTGTCTGCGCCATCTTTGTGTACGGTTGATTTAAACACTCAACTTCAACACTCTCTGTACTGTCAGGAATTTTGTCTTCTTCTgagggtggataaaaaaaaacaaaaaaaaaaactctaggcTGTGACTATCTGACTTGGAGATATTTAAAGTTGATCTGGAGtgagtgtctttctctgctcttggtctaagctcaacctgaatcaacaaattatgaaatggattaaaaaaaagaaaaaagaaaaaaagattttattgaaAGATAACatggaatagattatataatatgctgttataacagcatattattccatgctgtcttaaaattaatttattagttaattaatcttaccgcacaaataataataccacatctaaatgaaaatacaccattacaaatgtaacttctgtattcaaaatcatcaaagtttgtaagcattaactgtaacgttaccaacatttttaaaagtaaaagcacaaaatatttcttaatattagctactgcatgtggcattttacagctaaaatgttgaagtttagctgttttaactactgtaatcattaaaaatgtagaaacctgaatatcacttcctaacatcatccctagcaagtaactctttctcctctcatgttccatacttactgtattttccggactataaatcacacttttacCGGCccttctccagatcacacagatggccagtcagCCCCTTTTCTTGGATTTTTCAAAGTGGAAagcgggttctcgaatcatttgagtcagtttgaggatcgcgaatcatttgaatcagttcgggagttcggagcgggttcgcgaatcatttaagtcaattCGGGAGTCCAAAGCGGGTtcgcaaataatttgagtcagtttggggatcgcgaatcatttcaatcATTTCGGGAGTCCGGAGcgagtttgtgaatcatttgagtcagcaaTACgcgatcacgaatcatttgagtcagttcgggagttcgtagcgggttcgcgaatcatttgagtcaattcgggagttcaaagcgggttcgcgaatcatttgagtcactttggggatcgcgaatcatttgagtctgttcgggagttcgtaacgggttcgcgaatcatttgagtcaattcgggagttcaaagcgggttcgcgaatcatttgagtcagtttggggatcgcgaatcatttgagtcagttagggagttcaaagcgggtttgtgaatcatttgagtcagtttggggatcgcgaatcatttgagtcagttcgggagttcaaagcgggtttgtgaatcatttgagtcagtttggggatcgcgaatcatttgagtcagttcgggagttcaaagcgggttcgcgaatcatttgagtcagtttggggatcgcgaatcatttgagtcagttcgggagttcaaagcgggtttgtgaatcatttgagtcagtttggggatcgcgaatcatttgagtctcctgtgttctgattggtggatgatgatgatgagtggataaagactagagcaatcaaatagtgagataGTGATCTCCTCACCTGGTGATGTTCGTGGACAGGGATGGACTGGAAATAAATCCCGGTCCAAAGCAATTGGCGCGGATACTCGACAACAGTCTGTCTGCGCCATCTTTGTATACTGTTGATTTAAACACTCAACTTAAACACTCTCTGTACTGTCAGGTATTTTGTCTTCTTCTGAGGGtggattgacaaaaaaaaaaaaaaaaaaaaaaaaactctaggaTGTGACTATCTGGCTTGGGGcgctttcattattttaaaagttgAGCTGAAGtgagtgtctttctctgctcttggtctaagcccaacctgaataaacaaattatgaaatggattaaaacaaagaaacaggtttttattccaagatagcatggaataaattatatattatgctCTTATAACAGTAACTTATGTTATAACAGTAACTGTTATAACCTCTTCATgacgttaccaacatttttaaaagtaaaagcacaaaatatttctcaatattagctactgcatgtggcattttacagctaaaatgttgaagtttagctgttttaactactgtaatcattaaaaatgtagcaacctgaatatcacttcctaaaatcatccctagcaagtaactctttctcctctcatgttccatactttctgtattttctggactataagtcacactttttttcataatatggctggtcctgcgacttatagtcaggtgggacttatttatcaaaattaatttgacatgacccaagagaaaacattactgtctccagccgcgagagggcgctgtatgctgctcagtgctcctgtagtctacactgaaaaaaagagcgccctctcgcggctgtacacggtaatgttttctcttggttcttggttctaaataaatgcgacttacaatccagtgcgatttatatgtttttttcctcgtcatgacgtatttttggactgatgcgacttatactaaggtgcgacttatagtctgaatgaGGTGATGTCTGCGTGTGGGTGGTCCTGGAGTACCAgccgttctgtgattctccagatcacacagatggccagtctgCCCCtgccctcaagtcatcctagatATATATGACTTCCTTCTTTTAGACGAATCCAaccggagttatataaaaaaaaacgtcctggctcttccaagctttataatagcagtgaatttgtgttatttttcaataatccAAAAGAAGTACAATAAAGCGCATCAATACATCATAAGAAGTGTCTCACACGGCGCTAggagtgaataaaggcctcctgaagcgaatcaatgtgtttttgtaagaaaaatatccatatttaaaactttataaactgtcATACTGTTCAATCCAGCGGATGATGTAGACGTAGCGTAACTCAAATACTGTAGCGCAACAGAGAAAACGaattagaagaaaataaaatttggGAGGATTTCTATATAAACCGAGAGGAGACTTTGCTTCTGTTGCTTCTGTAAACAAACATAGGTTGTCACAAGACTAGCTTTTTCTCACCTGAGCTTACGCTACAACTACGTTATCTTCTTGGAATGGCTTGAAGCTAGAGATTACAGTTTGTaacgttttaaatatggatatctTTCTTAATTTCCTGTTAGCTGGGATTACACATTACAGTGGCAcacataaattataaatacacatgcaattCAATCatgctgctttaaaaaaatctgttttgtaatATCAAACATACAATATCGGGGCCCCGCGCTttggcagccaatcagaaacgTTCTTTGCCTGTCAGTCACTTTAGGTACAGAGTTTCCGACATCGGGTTGGTTGACAGATTTTTAGAGGGCGGGGTTTATCGGAGAAAAGGTGCATGTTAACTCCCGCAATTTAACTAATCTAACAaagaataatcaaataaaataaaaatattagaacgAAATGTTTAAACCTACCAATATAGTATTTTAAGTCAAATTATTCTATATTTACACAAACAGTCAGTTTGTTTTCTATTAAATATGACAATGCTATTGTTGGTTATATATGCAAACATTACATTCAAATGTATATTCCTTGAGAAGCATACATTTCGCAATTTTACACCTTAacactcattaacagcagctttGACAccgtttatattatatttgtattcatcAATATAAATATAACGCGCGCAGATAAGTGTGACGTGTGGCTCGGTGGACTGAAGACGCGCGAATCTGATTGGCCGCTGTTCGGTGACGTCAGCGTTCCGTTCACGGAAGTCACGGCGGAGCGTCTCTTTTCATTTTCAGCAGACTTTCAGAAACTGATCTGGGGTGCATTTACCAAAATCATagttgcaatacaatttcccattgccaaccaactaagttgctaacaggagGTCAGTTTGTCATCATAAACTCACGCAAATATGTCAACGCAGAATACAGTCTATGCGCAGATCCCATTCATAGAGAAATTAATAATTGTTGCATGAGTTTAATGCTTTTTCTGTGCAGTAAATATAGGAAATAAACCACACACTTCtgtattatttgcattttgttgTGAAAGTTACTGCTGACGCATGGATTTagaagttttagttttattaaagtgcattattttgagtttaAAGCCTCTCTTAATTACTAAAGCGTGTTGTTTGGTGCAGCTTTTCTGTCGATCAAAGTGCAAACAGCTGATCCTGCGCTCATGATAGTGTTATTCAGCTTAGATCAGGCTGGTATTCATAAATCACTCAGGTAATTGTGTTAATCATGTTAATTTAGTGTGTTTCGCAGGTTTGAGGAGGCAATATGCGCTGGGAGCCGCTGTCATCGGCGAGTCGCTCTGATCGGATCATTGATTCAGTTCAACTGAGTCGCGGCTCATGATTCACTCTCTGTTCTTCATACAGTCCGTGATCTGGGAGGAGATATTAAAGGAGCTGttttaatgcatgcattattCTTTATAATATGTCTTGTATGTACTGAACTGAATGTACTCATGAAGTACTCATCCTCACCTCTGACCCTGACTGAGTGAAGCCTCTCAGATCTGCTGCAGAGTTTGTGTCTGTGTCATGAAGTGTGTCTGGAGAACGAAGGGCTGTTCGAGGTGTGTAGAGGACACGAGGCTCA
This genomic window from Carassius auratus strain Wakin chromosome 33, ASM336829v1, whole genome shotgun sequence contains:
- the LOC113052790 gene encoding protein Largen-like, with protein sequence MSGSAAADADGGVKKVKVKRQIRCIVKDLEHILGDLKDVAKELKEVVEEIDCLTSDLRLEEDLMDSSNSSSSSSTTTASSVKIYPEETLFRPPAVLKRPSASRAQEIPASGAPLRDSVEVKGHAGRCAQTTRERVRFSEKVQYHGYCPDCDLQCDVDGTDLHLHSGAIDARHSPVHQTLLQNGALAFPSQKPQKTILRKSTSTTV